Proteins from a genomic interval of Arachis hypogaea cultivar Tifrunner chromosome 10, arahy.Tifrunner.gnm2.J5K5, whole genome shotgun sequence:
- the LOC112715926 gene encoding uncharacterized protein has product MPIEMPRGLPFSVDTWSPSSMASKRHHFLSHAHRDHSSGISSYFSIPIYSTLLTKNLLLRHFPHLQPHAASFFTIEVGQSLTLDDPSGPFTVTAFDANHCPGAVMLLFEGKFGNILHTGDCRLTPECVRNLPAKYVGKKGKPPPCALDCVFLDCTFGSFSQAMPSKNSAVQQVVNCIWKHPDALTVYLICDMLGQEEILLSVSKTFGSKIYVDRAENPDCFKNLELTAPEILCEDRLCRFHLFDGSPGLYERAKAKLLEAKAALQPEPLFVRPSSQWYAIEEGFSDIENARKRRISEAVVDQFGVWHVCYSMHSSKEELEWALQLLAPKWVVSTTPSCRAMELDYVKKHCFKSKAALSSSIWKLLDINVEASEDADAFMKSVSCSPVVEETPQPFARIESPVKQRTDTIKLVSLPAQRLPVTLFGRARLSLQDSSFSRVGCNSLPTNVPTQAISSNAGKEVLDGRKDAEAKLGRSPERKDLRQVKYQPSEDQEIRDLHQVKYQQSDDQESEVQEIIDLHQVKYQQSGDQESEVQEIIDLPQVKYQQSDDQESEVQEIIDLHQVKYQQSEDQESEVKEIRVNNSRSYLNIRPSGMSDSVRKLYRRMNVPVPEPLPSLVKLMNSNKRAKRGIF; this is encoded by the exons ATGCCGATCGAGATGCCGCGAGGGCTTCCATTCTCGGTGGACACGTGGAGTCCCTCATCCATGGCCTCCAAGAGGCACCATTTCTTGAGCCACGCCCACAGGGACCATTCTTCCGGCATCTCTTCCTACTTCTCCATCCCTATTTACTCCACTCTTCTCACCAAAAACCTCCTCCTCCGCCACTTCCCGCACCTTCAGCCACATGCTGCGTCCTTCTTTACCATCGAGGTAGGTCAATCCTTGACCCTCGACGACCCTTCTGGCCCCTTCACTGTCACTGCTTTCGACGCCAATCACTGCCCTG GAGCTGTGATGCTCCTGTTTGAGGGCAAATTTGGAAATATTCTACACACAGGGGACTGCAGGCTGACCCCTGAATGTGTACGGAACTTGCCTGCTAAGTATGTTGGAAAGAAAGGGAAACCGCCGCCTTGCGCGCTTGATTGTGTCTTCTTGGATTGTACATTCGGTAGCTTCTCTCAGGCGATGCCTAGCAAGAATTCTGCTGTTCAGCAGGTTGTTAATTGTATATGGAAGCATCCTGATGCATTAACGGTGTATTTGATATGTGACATGCTTGGTCAGGAAGAGATACTTCTTAGTGTTTCCAAAACATTTGGAAGCAAGATTTATGTTGATAGAGCTGAAAATCCGGATTGTTTCAAGAATTTAGAACTTACTGCGCCTGAAATACTGTGTGAAGATCGTTTGTGTCGTTTCCATTTGTTCGATGGATCCCCGGGGCTGTATGAGAGAGCTAAAGCAAAGCTGTTAGAGGCCAAGGCTGCTCTTCAGCCTGAACCACTCTTTGTCCGCCCTTCTTCGCAGTGGTATGCCATTGAAGAAGGGTTCTCTGACATTGAAAATGCTAGGAAAAGGAGGATTAGCGAAGCAGTTGTCGATCAGTTTGGTGTTTGGCATGTCTGCTATTCAATGCACTCGTCCAAGGAAGAATTGGAATGGGCACTACAACTTCTTGCACCTAAATGGGTTGTTTCGACAACTCCCAGCTGTAGGGCTATGGAGCTGGATTATGTCAAGAAACACTGTTTTAAGTCTAAAGCTGCTCTCAGTAGCTCCATATGGAAGCTTCTTGATATAAATGTGGAAGCTTCTGAAGATGCTGATGCATTCATGAAATCTGTGAGCTGTTCTCCAGTGGTTGAAGAGACACCTCAGCCTTTTGCTCGAATTGAATCACCAGTGAAACAGCGCACAGACACTATAAAACTTGTGTCTCTTCCTGCTCAAAGATTGCCTGTCACGTTATTTGGAAGAGCAAGGCTGAGTCTTCAAGATTCGAGCTTTTCACGGGTAGGGTGTAATAGCTTACCTACTAATGTCCCCACGCAAGCAATTTCAAGCAATGCAGGAAAAGAAGTCCTGGATGGCAGGAAGGATGCTGAGGCGAAATTGGGGAGATCACCGGAAAGAAAAGATTTACGTCAAGTTAAGTATCAGCCATCTGAGGATCAGGAAATAAGAGATTTACATCAAGTTAAGTATCAGCAATCTGATGATCAGGAATCTGAGGTTCAGGAAATAATAGATTTACATCAAGTTAAGTATCAGCAATCTGGGGATCAGGAATCTGAGGTTCAGGAAATAATAGATTTGCCTCAAGTTAAGTATCAGCAATCTGATGATCAGGAATCTGAGGTTCAGGAAATAATAGATTTACATCAAGTTAAGTATCAGCAATCAGAGGATCAGGAATCTGAGGTTAAGGAAATAAGAGTTAATAATAGTCGCTCTTATTTAAATATTAGACCTTCAGGCATGAGTGATAGTGTCAGAAAGTTGTACAGGCGTATGAATGTTCCCGTGCCTGAACCTCTTCCATCATTGGTGAAACTTATGAATTCCAATAAACGTGCCAAGAGaggaattttttag
- the LOC112715927 gene encoding NAD(P)H-quinone oxidoreductase subunit O, chloroplastic: MMMAFSLCHTSSFFIVHRLPQQTLIRTRRIHFPMIRAVQSGESETEKSTQKKTEESPSSTAAASPPPRPKKPVYSMKKGQIVRVDKEKYLNSINYLSVGHPPYYKGLDYIYEDRGEVLDMRIFETGEYALIAWVGIPTAPAWLPTDMLIKSEKLNYERL; this comes from the exons ATGATGATGGCGTTCTCTCTCTGCCACACCTCTTCTTTCTTCATCGTTCACCGCTTACCACAACAAACTTTGATAAGAACAAGACGAATTCATTTCCCAATGATTCGTGCAGTGCAATCAGGGGAATCAGAAACTGAAAAGTCTACACAGAAAAAGACTGAAGAATCACCATCTTCAACTGCTGCTGCTTCTCCTCCTCCTAGACCAAAGAAACCCGTCTATTCTA TGAAGAAGGGCCAGATTGTGAGAGTGGACAAAGAAAAATATCTCAACAGCATCAAT TATCTTTCTGTTGGGCATCCGCCATACTACAAAGGATTGGATTACATCTATGAAGACCGTGGGGAG GTCCTGGATATGCGTATATTTGAAACAGGGGAGTATGCACTT ATTGCATGGGTAGGAATCCCCACTGCCCCCGCTTGGCTTCCAACAGACATGCTTATCAAG TCAGAGAAGCTCAATTATGAGAGGCTATGA